The Poseidonibacter lekithochrous region AAAGATAAGTATTATTTAGAAGTTGAGAATTCTCAAACTTCATATATAAGCCATCCAACATTTCTGGGGGAGTTGTTTTTAGAGTATGAAGAAGTTTTTCTCTTGTCATATCACCTTTTATTCTTGATATTGCATTTACTAATACTTTTGAAGCTAGAAATGCTTCTAGTGAAATAAATCCAAGTTTTTCATTTGGATAATATTTTTTCATTAAAGCTTGATACTCTTGAATAACTGGAATTTTAGTATTCAAATAGTTTGGAACAACTTGAGAGAAGATTAGGTTGTTTGAATCTGTTTTCATCTTATCAAGTTCACTTATCATTGCATTTGCATCACCAAATGAGATATTACAAAAGATTGTATCTTTCATTGATTCACTCTGTTTTGCTTTTTTGATAAATAAGGCGTTTGTTTTATAAGCTCCCACCATTATAATAGCTTCTGGTTTTGCATGTTGTATTTCATTAAAAGCGTGAGTAATTGATAAGGTATTTCTTTTATATGAACCCTCAGCACTTAATGAAAGTTTTCTTTTCTCTAATGATTCTAATAAAGATACATAACCTTCTTCTCCATAATCATCATTTTGATAAAAAACGGCAATTTTACTTAAACCTTTTTTATCATGTAGATAGGATACAAGTTTTTCAACTTCTTGTTTGTATGAACTTCTAAAGTTAATAAAGTTGTCATTCTTTTTATTTCTCAAAAATGAAGCACCTGTAAATGCAGCAAAAAAAGGAATGTCTTCATCATATAAAATTGGTAATATATTTTTAACTGTTGGTGTTCCAACTAATCCAAATAATGCATAAACCTTGTCAGTAAATATTAACTTATTAATATTATCAATAGTTAATTCTGGTTCATATTTATCATCATAAATCAAAAAATCAATTTTTTTATCTTTTAACATATTAGTTTCATTTACATAATTAAAATATGAGTTTGCACCAGCAGTTACTGATGAACCCCAACTTTTAATGATACCACTCTTAGGCAGGGACGTACCTATCTTAATTTGGTTGTTAGAAAAGATTTCATCTTTGAAATAAACGGATATTATAATTAGTATAAATATTAGTATTGGTATTCTTTTTATCATACTAGATTTTACACAAATCTGGACAAGAAAAAGCTTTAATTTATAACATCAATAATAATTATCATAAAAATTAGTGATAATAAGTAACATGCATAAAATAAAAGGTAAAATATATTTTAACATTTAAGTTTAGTTTAAAAATAAGTATATAGAATTAGGTAAAATATATTTGACCAATTAAAGGCATGTTTATGCAAGAATTTATTTACTATAATCCAAATGGTTTAGACTTTCCCCTAAATGAGGAGATTCTAGTTACTAATAATATAGAAGATGTTAAAGAACAAGACTTTCTAATCTCTAATACTAGCGATGTAAATGCAGAAGTAAATGCAGATGAGATTGATTTTTATCTAAAAAATACAAAAGACCCAGTAGCAACACAAATTGAAAATATTTATAAACTATACGAAATTGCTGCGAATAAGTATGATTTAGCTCAAGATATTTCATACTCTCAAGAAGTATCAAAACAATTACTTCTTATTACAAACTCTCAAGACTCATACAATGATTTTTTAGCCTGTATTAACCCTGAAGACTTTGAACTATTCTTTATTAAAGAAGAAATGGTAAAAAGTATTTCAGGAATGATTGGTAATTTAAATGTAGTTGTAGATGATGAAGGTAAGGATGTTGATTTAAATGTCTCTCAAATCGTATGGTTTGATGCTAAAAAAGAAGGTATGAAACAAAGTGGTTGTTTTGATCCTTTAGAGTCATCTATTGAAGAAGTAGTAAGTCAATTAAAAGAAAATATCAACGAATATTCATACAAAAAATTCACTACTTATGATAGCTCTATTTGTCAATACCATGAAAGAAGAGAAGAAATCTGTTCTAAATGTGAAGAAGTTTGTCCAACAGTAGCTATTACAAAAGATGACAAAACAAAAACATTAGGTTTCTCTCAAATTGATTGTCATGGTTGTGGTGGATGTATCTCTGTATGTCCATCAGGTGCTATGGATTATGCTCCATCAAATAGAAATTCTATTTATGAAATGAGTAAGTTTTATAAAAACACTCATCCTTTAGTAATTCCAGAAAAAATGAATATGAAAGATTTAAGTGCAGACTTAAAAGAAAATGTTCTTCCTTTCTCTATTGAGGGTGAGAAATTCTTAGATGAATCTACATTCTTAACTTTACTTCAATTATCTGGTTCACAAGTTATTTTCTATTCTGATTTTATTTCAAAAGGTTCTGGTGATGCAATCAGAATTGTAAATGATATTTACCAAAAGAAATATGGAAAAGATGCAATTATTATTGCAATGGATGAAAAAGAATTAGAAGAAGCATTAAAAACAGTATCTTTTGTTGAAGATACATATTTCAACTTCAATCAAGACGATCTTAGAAAAAGAGAAGTTTTCTCTCATAGATTACAAAAAATTGTAGGAGATGAAGACTTAGGGCAAGTTCAAACTGGTGAACATGTGCATTACGGACAAGTAAAAGTAAATGAAGACACATGTACTTTATGTCTTGTTTGTGTGGGTGCATGTAATGTTGATGCCTTACAAGCAGATGCTAGTGATAATACTCTAAGATTAAACCCATCTTTATGTACATCATGTGGATATTGTGAAGTTTCATGTCCAGAAGCTGATTGTCTTACTATTGAAAAAGATGTAATCAATCTTCAACCAGCATGGTTTAAAGAGAGTGTTTTAGCTCAAGATGAATTATTCCCATGTGTTGAATGTGGAGTTGAATTCGCAACTAAAAAATCAGTTGAAAAAATTGCAAAAATGATGGCACCAATCTTCTCTGCAGATCCAGTAAAAGAGAGATCTCTTTACTGTTGTGCAGATTGTAAACCAAAAATCATGATGCAAAACTACTATGACCAAAAAAATCAAGGAATGACAAATGCAAGATAATCAAGCAGTAAACAAAGCAAGAGCTTTATATTACAACCTTTTTGCAAACTTTTTTGTTTCATCAAAAGAGTTAGGAAACTACTTAGAATTAGTATCTTTAGTAAAAATGCTAAAAGAAAACCCACTTGATGCATCATCTGGAAAAGCATTAGAAAATATCTCTACTGCTTTAGACCCAATATCAAATGTAGTTTTATTACAAGAGTTTGATGATTTATTCCATAATCCAACAACTAAAAAAATTAGACAAACTGCTTCATTTTATGATGAGGGTGTTGAGTCTGGTAAAAAAAGAGTTGAGATGATTCAATTTGTTGCTAAAACAAAAATCAGAAGAGATGAAAAAGCATATTTTGAATATGAAGATTCAGTTGGTTTTATTTTTTCACTTATGGCTGAATTAACTGATTTAGTTGCTCAAGATGAAAAAGAGTATGAAAATACAGTTCATTGTATTTTTGCACAAGTTATAAATGACTTTATTGATGAGTTTGCAAAAGACACTTATGAGCATGAAAGTGCAGTAATTTATAAAGACTTAATGGTTGTATTACATTCATTTGTTGCTTTTGAAAGATTATACTTAGAAGTTTCAAAACCAGCAATTAAAGAGAGAATCAAAAAAGTAGAATCTTGTGATGCTATTTCTGATGAAGAGATGGAAAGACGTGCAAGAAATAAAGCTATGAAAGCTTTAGGACCAAAAAATAAACAAGATCAAGATGAGCCAAAAGATATGGCTTATGATGTTGAGGATGAAATTTAGTAAAAGGTTTACCTTTTGCTAAAGAGATTTTACAAAGGAAGTACGTAGCCTTCCTTTGTAAAGTCTCTTAAATAGTGCCTTTTAAAAACTTTTTGTTTTTAAAAGTGTACTTCTGGGGCTTAATTTCTATAAGGAGGTCAGTCATGCAACAAAGCAGAAGAGAATTCGCTAAGAAAACTGCAATTGTGACTGCTGGTGCGGCTGTTGTTGGCGGTACTAGCGTATTGGCTGCTACTGGTAACTCATCTGTTCAAGATGATTCGAATAATGGTGTTGTTGTAGGAAGCTCTAATAAAAAAGAGATTCTATACAAAAAAACTGCGGCTTGGGAAGAATTTTACAAGAACGCTAAATAGTAAAAAAATAGTAGGAGAAGCATATGTCTGCAAATTCATATGAAACTCTAAATGCTAAAGTTGGTAGACGGTCATTTATGAAAATGGCTGCAGTTGCCACTGCATTTGGAGTTACGTCATCTTTTGCTAGTACTACTGCGACGAGAAAAGCTACTGAGGAAGAGATTAAAAATCCATTCCCTGGTTCTAAGATGGTTAAATCTATCTGTACAGCTTGTTCTGTTGGTTGTGGTGTAATAGCTGAAGTACAAAATGGCGTTTGGGTAAGACAAGAGGTTGCTCAAGATCACCCTGTATCACTTGGAGGGCACTGTTGTAAAGGTGCTGACATGATTGATATGGTTAGATCTGAAGTAAGACTTAAACACCCAATGGTTAAAAGAGGTGGAAAATGGCAAAGAATTTCTTGGGATGAAGCTTTAGATGGAATTGCATCTAAATTAGAATCTTTAAGAAAAGAAGATGGGCCAGATTCAACAATGTTTTTAGGATCAGCAAAATTTAATACTGAGCAATCGTATTATTTTAGAAAATTTGCTGCAATGTTTGGAACGAATAATATAGATCATCAAGCTAGAATTTGACATAGCTCAACAGTTGCCGGGGTGGCAAACACATGGGGTTATGGTGCTATGACAAATTCTCTGGGAGATATCCAGAATTCAAAAGCAATCATTATATTTGGAGCGAATCCAGCGGTTAATCACCCAGTAGGATTCCAACATTTTTTAAAAGCAAAAGAAAGAAATAATACAAAAATTATCGTAGTAGATCCTAGATTTACTAAGACTGCGGCAAAAGCAGATTATTTTGCACAAATTAGACCTGGTACTGATATTCCATTTATGTATGGAATGTTAAATATCATTTTCAAAAACGGATGGCATGACAAAGGCTTTATCAAAGATAGAGTTTATGGAATGGAAGATGTAATGAAAGAGGCTAAAAATTGGCCAATTGAAAGAGTTGCAGATGTGACTGGTGTTGATGCGGATTTAATTGTACAAATTACTAAGCATTATGCACAAAATACTCCAGGTACTTTAATCTGGGCTATGGGTCTTACTCAACATACAAATGGTTCGTCAAACACAAGAATGGCACCAATCTTACAACTTGCTCTTGGAAACATGGGTGTTGCTGGTGGTGGATGTAATATTCTTAGAGGTCATGATAACGTTCAAGGTGCTACTGATATGTGTTGTTTATCACACACATTACCAGGTTACTATGGATTAAGTGATGGTTCTTGGAAATATTTCGCTAAGTCTTGGGGTGTTGATTATGAATGGCTAAAAGGAAGATTTAAAGATCCTTCTTGGATGAACAAAAAAGGATTCACACTTGCTAGATGGTGGGCTGGAGTTCTTGGTGGTAATCCAGGTGAAGATGCAATTCATAATGCAGGAACTAGATTAAAAGCATTATTCGTAATGGGTAATGGTATTACTTCTACTGCACAAACTAAAAAAGTAAAAGAAGCATTAGATAATCTTGATATTGCAGTATTCTGTGATCCTTTCGTAAATGAAGGTGCAATTATTACTGATAAACAAGATGATGTTTATATTTTACCAGCTGGTACTCAATTTGAAACTTCAGGTTCAGTTACAGCAACAAATAGATCTGCTCAATGGAGATCTGAAATTATCAAACCAATGTATGAGTCAAAAGCTGACCAAGACATTATGTTTGAATTAGCAAAAAGACTTGGATTCTATGACGAATTAACAGCTGGTATGTTAATTAGAGAAAACAAGAAAGAGTACAAATGGCCTGAGGATTGTACTGATGAGATTGCAAGAATTATCAAAACAATTGGTTTAACTGGTTGGACTGCGAAAAGACTTAAAGCGCATCAAGAAAACTGGCATATGTTTGATGAAGTATCTGGAAGAGGATACGGAAAAATGACTGGTGAGTACTATGGTTTACCATGGCCTTGTTGGACAGAAAAACATTCAGGTTCGCCTTTACTATACAACATTAACAGATCTGTTAAAGATGGTGGTATGGGATTCAGAAATAGATTTGGTTTAGAGCACGATGGTGAAGATTTACTTGCGGGTAAAGGTTCAGCTCCAAAAGGTTCTGTAAACAAAGATGGTTATCCTGAAATTACTAGAGATAACATCGAAGAAGTTTTAAAGATCAAGTTAACTGAAGAAGAAAAGAAAAAAATAGGTAAAAACTGGAAAGTTGATACTTCAAATATTATTGCTGAAAAATGTATGGAACAAGGTATGGCACCTTATGGAAATGCAAAAGCAAGAGCAAAAGTATGGACATTCGCAGATCCGATTCCTTTACATAGAGAGCCATTACACTCTCCTAGAGCGGATTTAACGAAGAAATATCCAAACTTTGCTGATAAGAAAAACCATTATAGAGTTGATACAAGATATATCTCTGAGCAAACTGCACAAGATTGGGCGAAAGACTTCCCTGTTAACTTAGTTACAGGAAGATTAGTAAACATGAATGGTGCTGGTATGGAAAATAGAGCATCTAAATATCTTGCAAAATTAACTCCAGAAATGTTCTGTGACATTAATCCTGAATTAGCAGGAAGACATGGAATCAGAGATGGTTCAATGATGTGGATTCATTCACCTCAAGGAACAAAGATTAAAGTGAAAGCTAAATATTCATTTAGTGTATCAGAAGACAGAGTATTCTTACCATTCCACTTTGCTGGTGTTATGGAAGGAGAAAGTCTATTACATAAATACCCAGATGGAACTGCACCATATGCAATTGGTGAAAGTGCTAATACTGTTACTAACTACGGTTATGACATTGTTACTCAGATTCCTGAAACTAAAGGTGGTTTATGTCGGATAGAAAGAGCGTAGGGGAGTAACATGAGTAATAATAATGTAGATTATTCTAGAATGAAATTTTACTGCGATGAAAACAGATGTATTCATTGTGATGGTTGTTCTGTTGCTTGTGCCGAAGCTCACGAGTTACCTGTAGAAATTAGTAGAAGAAAAGTAATAACAGTAAACGAAGGTAAGCAAGGAATGGAGTTTTCTCTTTCTGTAGCTTGTATGCATTGTACTGATGCACCTTGTGAGCAAGTATGTCCAGTAGATTGTTTCTATATCAGACAAGACGGAATCGTTTTACATGATAAAGATAAATGTATTGGTTGTTCATATTGTTTATATGCTTGTCCATTTGGAGCTCCTCAGTTCCCAAGTGACGGTGCATTTGGAACAAAAGGTGTGATGGATAAGTGTACTATGTGTGCTGGTGGACCTGAAGAAACTAACTCTGAACATGAGAGAGAGTTATACGGTCAAAACAGAATATCAGAAGGAAAAGTTCCTGTTTGTGCTGCAATGTGTTCTACGAAAGCCTTATTAGTTGGAGACTCTGAGTCTGTTTCTAATATTTATAGAGAAAGAGTTCTTTCTTTTGGCCATGGAGTACAGTCAATGCCTTACGGATGGGATAAAGCGTATGGAAAATAAGAGTTTTCTTAGCGAGTATAAAGCTTATTTTATAATAGGCTTTATATTTATGCTTCTTACTTATTGGTATTTTTGGTTAGCAACAATTGCTGACATTAGTTATGTATATAACTTTTTAATGCAAATGATGCAAGGTAATATATCTGGTAATGTGGTTCCTGTTGATTCTCTAACGAGATATGAACAAATGGAAGTTGCATTATTTGGTCCAGATTATAATGCTATTGCACCTGAAGTTATTAGAGCATTTGAAGAAAGACAACACTTACTGCCAATAGTATTTACGGTGGAGTTTTTCTTATTCCTAACAATGTTCATTGTAGCAAAGGGTAGAAAACAAGCTGAGATTACTAGAGAGAATGACAAAGTACAAGTTTACTCTGTTTTTCAAAGATTAGTAATTTTACTTAATATAGTAATTATGATTTATTTATTCATTACTGGTTTCTCAATTACATTTGGAAATTGGACTGGTGGTGGTGAACTTGCAAGATTAATGAGAGCAACACATGAAATGGTTGGACTTGGATGGATTCCAGTTTGGTTAATCATGACTTTAATTGCTTTTAAAGATCACAAGTTTTTTGTAAGACCAAGTATGAAACTTTGGAATAAGATTTTCCTGAGAGGGAAATATCAACACATGGATAGAATCAACTACTATATGTATGTTGCATTTGGTGGAAAATTAGTATTAAGTGGATTTATCATTTGGTACTTATTCCCTGATGCTTCAACGCATGCAGAGACGATTCAATTCAAAAGATTTATTCTGTTTATTCACTTTATGGGAAGTGCGATTATTTCGTTCTTTACATTTGAAACAGTTTATTCTTACTTTGTATCTGTTAAAGGATACATTCCTGGAGTTATCACAGGTAAATTACCAGTAGAGTATCTAGAGCAATTAAGACCAGATGTTCTAGAAGAAGAAGATTTAAGAAAATAAGTTAAGCAAAAGTAACTTCGAAAGAAGTTGCTTAGCTTTTCTTTTTTATCTATTAATGTGCAAAATTTGCATATTAGTTTTTTCTAAGAGTAACTCGTTGCTCTCTTTAGGATTTGTTTCTTTAACTGGAATTTATTTCCAGTGCTAAAAGAAAATAAAAAAAGATGTTACCTTAAAAAAATCATAATTTTTTTAAGAATTTAAATATGCAAAATTAGCATATTAGAAAAGAGAAGAGAAGATATGGAAAACGCCAAATATTTAAAAACAGTAGTAATAGACAAACTTATAGAAAATGAAGCAACTGAAGTAGAAGATGTGACGATTGATGAGTCACGATTAAATTTATATTTAAATGGCGAAAAAACAATATCAATGATGTGTATTCCAAAAGACCAAGATGCTCATGCAGTTGGTTTTTTAATGAGCGAAAATGTAATCACAAGTATTGATGATATTGAAGAGTTAAAAGTAAGTGAAGATGGATTAAGAGTTGATGTAAAAGCCTCAATAAATGAAGATTCACTACAAAATTTATATAAAGAAAAAACACTAACAAGTGGATGTGGTGGGGGAGTTACTGGTACTGCTGATGGAAATTTAGAAATACCATTCAACCAAACATCATTCAAAATCAAACCAGAAACAATCTCTTCAGAGGTAAAAATATTTTATAGAGAAAGCGAACTTTATAATTTAACTGGTTGTGTTCATAAAGCAATGATTTATTTACTTGATGGAACAACAGTAACAGCTGAAGATATTGGAAGACACAATGCAATTGATAAAGCTATTGGAAAGTGTAAATTACAAGGCTTAGATACTACTAAGTCGGTTTTATTTGTATCTGGAAGATTAAGTTCTGAAATGGTTACAAAAGCTGTAATGCATAGAATTCCTGTGATTGTATCTAGAACTGCACCTACATATTTAGGTGTACAAACTGCACATAAACATGGAATTACAATGATTGGTTTTGCAAGGGGTAGAAAGATGAATCTTTATACTCATCAAGGAAGAATTGATGTCTAAATTAGACAATGCGCAAAAAGAATTATTAATGACAAATTTAGACGAAGATGGGAAACTATCTTGTCTAAAGGCGTTTAAAGTTGCAAGACTTATAGGGAAAAACCCAAAAGAGATGGCAAGTATTACTAGTGATTTAGGAATCAAAATTACAAATTGTGAACTTGGTGTTTTTGGAAAACTAAAGTTTAAGAACCCAAATGAAAAAGTTTATAACAGATTACAAGAAAACTACATGGGGCATAAAAAACTTGATTGTAAAGTATTGTGGGATGAGGCTCAAAAATCAACATTAAGAATAGTTGGCTCGACAGTTAAAAATTCTGATATTGAAGTTACTCATTGTCAACTTGGAGTTTTTAGAAATAAAAAGGATATCCATGGATGTTAAAGTAAAAATTTGGATCGAAGATGGAGAAGATAATTTAGTTTTTGGTGGTGGAAAAACTGAGGTTTTAAAACTAATAGATGAAACAGGTTCTATTTCAAAAGCAGCCCAAAGGGTTGGAATGAATTATAAAAAAGCTTGGTCTCATATTAAGATACTTGAAAATCATATTGAAGATGAATTAGTTCATACTAAAAAAGGTAGAGGGGAAGATAGTGGTAGTTCACTAACTCCTAAAGCTCGAGAGATTATTCAAACTTATGAAATCTTACAAGATGATATAAAAAAGTATGCACAAAGTAGATTTGAAGAGCTGTTTTTGAAAGATAACAAAGAAATTATAAATGTAAAAGGAGAATCAAGTGATTAAGCTGAATTCTTTACAGTACAAAAACGATGGAGATTTAGAAATATCTAATGATTTATCACTGCAAACACTTAGTAATAATGATGTATTCGAAAGACTTGAAAAAGAGTTTTTATCAAAATACTCTTTTGAGAACTTAAGTACTTTTTCTTTTTGTAAAGATGGATTTTTAGGTCTATTATTACAACTTGGTAAAAAAGGAAAAATTGCAATTTCAGTTGGTGAAACACAAGCTTTATTTGAAGCAGGGAAGACTTATGAGTCTTTAGGTTTTGAATTAATATGGATTGAATTAGAAAAAAATGGTCAGGTAAATAAAGAGCAAATAAAAGAAGCTAGTGCTGATTTTGTTTTTATTTCATCTTATGTAATGGACACATTTGTAAAAACAAATCTTGAAGAGATCAAAGCATTAAGTTCAGCTGTAATTATCTCAAATGCAAGTGCTGATTTTTGTCAAGATAGTGATGCTGTTTATTTTGATTCTTATAAATTAACTGGTTTTTCTACATCTTCTGTATTACTTTTCAATAAAGAATTATTTGAAGAAAAAAGTTTTGGTTTTATTGATTCAATTGCTGTTAATACAGTATTTAAAGCTTTAGAGAACCAAAGCTTTGAGAATGACTTACAAGAAGAGTTTAAATCTAAATTAGAAGAAGTATTCTCTGAGAACATCTACTTCTTTGTAGATTACAAAGATACTCTATCTTACACATTACATTTTGCATTAAAAGATATTAAAGCAAGAGAGATGATAAGAACACTAGGTCTTGACGAAATTCATATTACAAATGGTGAAGGATGCTCACTTGGACTTTCTAAACCATCAAGAATTATTCAGGCTATGGGTTATGACGAGCTTACAAGTAGAAATGCTTTATCACTTACATTTTGTGAGAAACTAGATAGTAAAACAATAGAAAAAATAGCAAAAACTTTTGCTAAAAAATATAGACAAATAAAGGTTTTAAATGAGCAATAAATTAACATACTTAGATTTTGAAGAAGCATCAAAAAGAAGTCTAGATTTAGCAGATGCTACAACTTTAACAGAGATTGTTCCTTTAGGATTATCTCTTGGTAGAGTAGTGTCACAAGATATTATTTGTGTGAAAAATCTACCTGCTTTTAATAACTCTGCAATGGATGGATTTGCTTTTAAAGCTAGCGATGCTGGTAAAACACTAAACATAAATAAAATCATTTATGCAGGTGACAAAGGTGAGGCGGTAAAGGCATCTCTTTGGGATAATGAATGTTACAAAATTATGACAGGTGCAAAGGTGCCAAGTGATGCTGATACGATTATTCCTATTGAGAATTGTTTAGATGTTACAGATAAAACTGTAAAAATCCCAAGTGATATTAAAGTAGGTGCAAACCTAAGACTTAAAGGGGAAGAGCAAAAAGAAGGAAATGTATTGTTTAAAAAAGGTGAGGTTATCAATGCTTCACATATTACACTTCTTGCTTCTCAAGGTCTTACAATGATTGAGGTTTTCAAAAAAATCTCTATTGCCGTTGTATCAACTGGAAATGAACTAAAAGAACCATGGGAGCAATCAAGTGATGAAGAGATTTATAACTGTAACTCTTATGCTTTAGTTTCTCTTCTTGCTGAAAATGGTTTTGAGGCTACATATAGTGGGGTGATTCCTGATAATTTAGAAGCTTCTACGAAGTTTATCTCAAATCTTAAAAACTATGATGTGATTATTACTACTGGTGGAATTTCTATGGGAGATGCTGATTTTGTTGGACAAGCATTTCTTGATAATGGATTAGAAACTGCATTTCATGGAGTGAATATTAAACCTGGTCGTCCTATTATGATGGGAAAAATGTCAAATACAGTTGTGATGTGTTTACCAGGTAATCCATTAACAGCAATGGTAAATATGTATTTATTTGCAGTTCCTGTGTTACATAAGATTCAAGGGAGTGCATACTTTCATCACGATGTAACGTTTGCAATGAATCATGAGCAATTCAAAACAAAACAAGGACGAGTAAATGTGGTTCTTGGAAATTTAATTAATGGAGGGTTTAAAGTAACTAGAAACAATAAATATGGATCAGGAATGATTACAGCTTTATTTGAAAGTAATTCTATTCTTGTAACAAAAGAAGAAACATCAAGTATAGATGCTGCAAGTGAAGTTTATGCTATTAAATTTAATAGTAAGTTAGTAGAAACAAAAACAAATATATTCAATTAAATTAAAAAAACAAGGAAGCAAAAAATGATTAAAAAAACATTAGTAACATTAGGACTATCTGCGGTATTAGCAGCAAGTTTATCTGCAAAAGATTCTTTAATGATGGCGACAACAACAAGTACAGATAATACTGGATTATTAGATTACTTAGCACCAAAGTTTGAAAAAGATACTGGAACGGCTCTTAAATGGGTAGCAACTGGTACTGGAAAAGCTTTAAAAATGGGTGGTAATTGTGATGTTGATATCTTATTTGTTCATGCACCAGCATCTGAAAAGAAATTTATCGCTACTGGATTTGGTGGAGATAGAAAGCAAGTAATGTACAATGATTTTGTAATCGTAGGACCAAAAAAAGACCCAGCATCAGTAAATGGAATGGCTCCAAGTACTGCACTAAATGCAATCAAAGAAAAACAAGCTAAGTTTTTCTCAAGAGGGGATAACTCTGGTACTAATAAAAAAGAATTATCTTTATGGAAAAATGCAAAAGTTGATGCAAAATCTGCTTCTTCTTGGTATGTTCAAACTGGTCAAGGAATGTTAAGAACTATCAACATGGCATCTGAAAAAAATGGATATACAATGACTGATAGAGGTACTTGGATCAAGTATATGTCACAAAAAGGTGATAAAAACATGATGAAAGTAGTAGTTGAGGGTGATAAGTCATTATTTAATCAATACTCTGTTGTTTCTATTAATAAAGAAAAATGTTCAAACGTAAAACCACAATTAGCAAAACAATTTACTCAATGGGTAACTAAATCTGAAACTCAAAAAACAATTGCTGATTTTAGATTATTAGGGCAAGCATTATTCATCCCTAATGCAGATAAGTAATAAACAAAAAAATTTAAGGTTAGAGTAGAGAATGAATCTTTTTACAGATGGCTTCAACGAAGCAATAGACTTACTAATATCAGGAAACGAGAGTGTTTACTCTGCTATTAGTACAACAATAACAGTATC contains the following coding sequences:
- the fdh3B gene encoding formate dehydrogenase FDH3 subunit beta, whose product is MSNNNVDYSRMKFYCDENRCIHCDGCSVACAEAHELPVEISRRKVITVNEGKQGMEFSLSVACMHCTDAPCEQVCPVDCFYIRQDGIVLHDKDKCIGCSYCLYACPFGAPQFPSDGAFGTKGVMDKCTMCAGGPEETNSEHERELYGQNRISEGKVPVCAAMCSTKALLVGDSESVSNIYRERVLSFGHGVQSMPYGWDKAYGK
- a CDS encoding cytochrome b/b6 domain-containing protein translates to MENKSFLSEYKAYFIIGFIFMLLTYWYFWLATIADISYVYNFLMQMMQGNISGNVVPVDSLTRYEQMEVALFGPDYNAIAPEVIRAFEERQHLLPIVFTVEFFLFLTMFIVAKGRKQAEITRENDKVQVYSVFQRLVILLNIVIMIYLFITGFSITFGNWTGGGELARLMRATHEMVGLGWIPVWLIMTLIAFKDHKFFVRPSMKLWNKIFLRGKYQHMDRINYYMYVAFGGKLVLSGFIIWYLFPDASTHAETIQFKRFILFIHFMGSAIISFFTFETVYSYFVSVKGYIPGVITGKLPVEYLEQLRPDVLEEEDLRK
- the fdhD gene encoding formate dehydrogenase accessory sulfurtransferase FdhD, translating into MENAKYLKTVVIDKLIENEATEVEDVTIDESRLNLYLNGEKTISMMCIPKDQDAHAVGFLMSENVITSIDDIEELKVSEDGLRVDVKASINEDSLQNLYKEKTLTSGCGGGVTGTADGNLEIPFNQTSFKIKPETISSEVKIFYRESELYNLTGCVHKAMIYLLDGTTVTAEDIGRHNAIDKAIGKCKLQGLDTTKSVLFVSGRLSSEMVTKAVMHRIPVIVSRTAPTYLGVQTAHKHGITMIGFARGRKMNLYTHQGRIDV
- a CDS encoding ModE family transcriptional regulator, with the translated sequence MSKLDNAQKELLMTNLDEDGKLSCLKAFKVARLIGKNPKEMASITSDLGIKITNCELGVFGKLKFKNPNEKVYNRLQENYMGHKKLDCKVLWDEAQKSTLRIVGSTVKNSDIEVTHCQLGVFRNKKDIHGC
- a CDS encoding winged helix-turn-helix domain-containing protein codes for the protein MDVKVKIWIEDGEDNLVFGGGKTEVLKLIDETGSISKAAQRVGMNYKKAWSHIKILENHIEDELVHTKKGRGEDSGSSLTPKAREIIQTYEILQDDIKKYAQSRFEELFLKDNKEIINVKGESSD
- a CDS encoding cysteine desulfurase; protein product: MIKLNSLQYKNDGDLEISNDLSLQTLSNNDVFERLEKEFLSKYSFENLSTFSFCKDGFLGLLLQLGKKGKIAISVGETQALFEAGKTYESLGFELIWIELEKNGQVNKEQIKEASADFVFISSYVMDTFVKTNLEEIKALSSAVIISNASADFCQDSDAVYFDSYKLTGFSTSSVLLFNKELFEEKSFGFIDSIAVNTVFKALENQSFENDLQEEFKSKLEEVFSENIYFFVDYKDTLSYTLHFALKDIKAREMIRTLGLDEIHITNGEGCSLGLSKPSRIIQAMGYDELTSRNALSLTFCEKLDSKTIEKIAKTFAKKYRQIKVLNEQ
- a CDS encoding molybdopterin molybdotransferase MoeA, with product MSNKLTYLDFEEASKRSLDLADATTLTEIVPLGLSLGRVVSQDIICVKNLPAFNNSAMDGFAFKASDAGKTLNINKIIYAGDKGEAVKASLWDNECYKIMTGAKVPSDADTIIPIENCLDVTDKTVKIPSDIKVGANLRLKGEEQKEGNVLFKKGEVINASHITLLASQGLTMIEVFKKISIAVVSTGNELKEPWEQSSDEEIYNCNSYALVSLLAENGFEATYSGVIPDNLEASTKFISNLKNYDVIITTGGISMGDADFVGQAFLDNGLETAFHGVNIKPGRPIMMGKMSNTVVMCLPGNPLTAMVNMYLFAVPVLHKIQGSAYFHHDVTFAMNHEQFKTKQGRVNVVLGNLINGGFKVTRNNKYGSGMITALFESNSILVTKEETSSIDAASEVYAIKFNSKLVETKTNIFN
- a CDS encoding substrate-binding domain-containing protein: MIKKTLVTLGLSAVLAASLSAKDSLMMATTTSTDNTGLLDYLAPKFEKDTGTALKWVATGTGKALKMGGNCDVDILFVHAPASEKKFIATGFGGDRKQVMYNDFVIVGPKKDPASVNGMAPSTALNAIKEKQAKFFSRGDNSGTNKKELSLWKNAKVDAKSASSWYVQTGQGMLRTINMASEKNGYTMTDRGTWIKYMSQKGDKNMMKVVVEGDKSLFNQYSVVSINKEKCSNVKPQLAKQFTQWVTKSETQKTIADFRLLGQALFIPNADK